The Lasioglossum baleicum chromosome 15, iyLasBale1, whole genome shotgun sequence genome has a segment encoding these proteins:
- the Cpr17 gene encoding cuticular protein 17 — protein sequence MRTLILLALVAAAQCQDLYFKQPEKIVADDRDLGDNRGHYSFTYETEGGIVQRETGSRKYAGTPEETQLIQGSVQYNAPDGTPIAISWTADEFGTQVAGTHVPTPPPIPPAIQRALDWIAKQPSTPEPTEAGKDSPSKQNAVPTNNNRQFKSLRPNQRN from the exons ATGCGTACTCTG ATTTTGCTCGCGCTGGTCGCAGCGGCCCAGTGCCAGGACCTCTACTTCAAGCAACCCGAGAAGATCGTCGCCGATGACAGAGATCTGGGCGACAATCGTGGCCACTATTCGTTCACATACGAGACGGAAGGCGGTATTGTGCAGAGGGAGACGGGCAGTCGGAAATACGCCGGCACGCCGGAAGAGACTCAGCTGATCCAGGGTTCCGTGCAGTACAACGCTCCAGACGGCACACCGATCGCGATCAGCTGGACTGCCGACGAATTCGGCACTCAAGTAGCCGGTACTCACGTGCCGACGCCACCACCGATACCACCTGCGATCCAAAGGGCCCTCGACTGGATCGCGAAACAACCATCCACCCCCGAGCCCACGGAAGCTGGCAAAGACTCGCCCAGCAAGCAGAACGCTGTCCCGACGAATAACAACAGGCAGTTCAAATCGTTGCGGCCGAATCAACGAAACTGA